The Nyctibius grandis isolate bNycGra1 chromosome 7, bNycGra1.pri, whole genome shotgun sequence region CAATACATTAAGGATCTGGTTTTCAGACCTGCCGAGCAATCATAGCTCTTGCTGACTTCAACTGGAGTGTGCGTGCAAAGGCAACATCAATTTTTGTCACATGGAGCATCTAAAGAATATACTACATTGTAATATATTTAACTTTTACGGATTTTTGTCTGTTAACCCAGTTATCCCTGCTGATTTAGGTTTTCTGCTCAAACCATCATTATTCAACACAAAGAACACTCTTACTGAACAGTTCAGTGTACCTCACTAGTTAATTGTGTTAAGTACTAGATGTAGACAACATACAGATTAAAATAACACAACTTATACTGTTATACTTGCAGTTAAACCTGACATACTATGATGCCTATCCCTCCCCAATCCCAGAACCCTCCCACAACTACTTTTAAGTGATCTGTGTTATCTAAAAGTAACTACTGCAGTATACTGCAGGTCTCATAGAAGTTTACGTCTCTGCCAGTAGCACCATCCTTACCTTTGTAATTCTCCCAGACCCAAATGGGAGAGAGTGTTTCATGACACCAGACTAAGCACATCGAGTAACATGTAAACTAGTTCAAGGATACAGCACTTGCATGATTAATGCCAACAAAAACTGCTATACATCGCATTACGCTGGCCCACTCTCTCTTGAATTTGTGTGGTTCCCCAAGGTGGCTGTCAATGCAGGGATACAGCAGGCCCACGACAGCTGCAAGAGAAGTAACACTACTTGTACTAACTGTTACACAATGATTACTTCAGTATTACTAAATAATCATTTAGCAAATAGGTGCTTGACAAAGTAGCAAGGTGCTCATCACACTACTGTAAGCTTGATGAAGACAAGACAATTATTACCCccctttagaaaagaaaaaaaaaaacactctaaCAAGCAATATTCTGTTTgaacttttaaaacagatgtATATTGTAATGTTAAGGTATCTGACTTCAAGCTCCTTTTCTCCCGTAAGCATATTTCATTTGACATCCTGAGCAGATGCTCATTTTGTAccaataaataacaaaaaggcTAATTATGGTGAGGAATGGAACATGTATTTATTGCTCATGTGCAGGGTGGAGAGCTTTATGAAGTTGACTCGTTAGCTGTGATTCAGGCCCTAAACTAAGTATTTGCCTGGACTCAGAAGTttctcagcagagctgttttctctcctgATGGGCTGTAAGTCAGCTCATGCTGCCATCCAAATCAGATGAATTTTGATACCAAAGAAGCAGAGTTGAACTGAAAGAAGCACCTGCCATCAGTCATATTTATGTCAGGGAACAGTAACTACTCATACTATTAACCAAAGTTTTTATCCTCATATAGCATTTTCTGAGCCTTATCAGTCTGCAGATTggttgcagaagaaaaacatcagctAGTGTTAGCTCAGCTGCTAGCACAAACACTACGTAAGTTTCATTCTTTTAAGCCTTGCAACTCCATGGTTGCCACCAGCCCCAGGGTTAGACCTGCTGCTTTAACATGTATGTTTGTGTCCTTTCCtaccctcttttttcccctgccttaAACTCACAGGAAGGGTAACTTCTACATTAAGAAGGCTGCAAGACATACCATTCTAAGAAAAACATGTAATCTGACGCTGAAACAGTTTCATTATTCTGATGCCAGTTACCAGGACTTTTACCTTACGGTAACATCTAAATGTCAAAGTTCAATCCAACCACGACAGGACTATGAGAACTCTCATTGGAGCGTATCTCGTGGCAATCTCTTACTACAGTTTATTATCCATTCAAGTTCATGGTTTATCATTCATGCTCACTCCCTTACTATGCGGTACAAATAGCATGACACtataactgcattaaaaaaaaaaagacatggaagAGTTGTTTGAGTACtgtgaatgaaaattaaaaaaagtatactATGGTGGGCTTATTTCCTAAGATTTAACGCCTTTTTAATCCCCCAACCCTTCCTCAAggtcttattttgttttgacgGGGACAGGAGGGCGTTGTTACCGCTGGCGCACCGGGCAGGCCCCGCTCCTGCGGTATTTCGGGAGCGGCTCTGGAGGGgtcccgggcggggggcggcgggcaaAGGGCGGCCACGTGACTTCCTTGTTTTCGGCCCCGCCCGTGGCCAGTTCGCGCCGGCAGCCAATGGCGAGCGCCGCCCGCCACTCACCAGTTCGCCGGCAGCCAATGGCGGGCGAGGGGCGGGGACGCGCGGCGGCCAACACCCCCCGACCCCCACTCGTGCCCCGCCGTGGGGAGCCCGCACCGACCCGACACCGTCACCGCGGTGACACGGCTGCAGCGGCGCGTTTCCACGCCCGCCCCCGCGCTGGAGCAGCTCACTAGCACCTGAGGTGCAGAAAGACATTTACACACATTCAGAGTGCAGCAGCTCAAAACAAAGCCTGCGGCCACGCGTGGGTGGCTCTTGCGCGTGTGGGTAAAGCCGGAGTGGGCACGCGTCCTTGTAAAAGCCAGAGTTCACAGCACCTACTCCAGGTGATGGAAACACTGAGCTCCCACACGCACAAATTCAGCCCCACCGCCTCTCACCCCCACGgggggatggggaaaaaaaatcactcgTGGGGGTGAGGAACTCACCTGCTGCTGTCCCGCAGCACGGGGGCACCCAccaggcagaggagaagagagTGGAAATCACTTCGTCGGGGAACAGAGTCACGTTTCTCTGGATCTGCAGCAAGTTGAGCACCAGGGCCATGAAAGCACCCACGACGAAGAGGACCACGCTCCGCTGCACCAGGTGCTGACTCAAGTTcaaggtgctgctgctgctgctgccaccggAGGTGCCGCTGGCCCTGGAGGTGCCGGGGCTGCGTGCTCCGTGACCCACCAGCGCCAGCGAGGGGCTGGACACGGAGGAGCTCAGCATCTCGCCCACCTTGGCGGCCAGCCCGGCGGCCGTGCCCCCCAGCCGGGTTCTGTGCCTTCCCCTGGCCGTGCAGGAACAGCTCCAGCCGCAGTTCTCCAACCTGGGCATTGGCTTCACCGCGCTCCTGAAACACACGCGCCGGGACAGCCCGTTAAAGCCCCCGACAACGGGGCACACAACGCCCTGGCACaccccgccgcctcctccggCGTCAGCCAGGCTCCGCAGGCACCGGGCGAACGGCTCGGAGCCCGACGGGCCGCGGGGAGACCGGACCCACCTCAGCATCCGCAGGGCCAGGGGCTGCGCCGCCTCAGCCCGGCATCGGCGGGGTCCCCGGCCCTGGTGACCCGAGCGGCTCGGCCCCAGGGGAGGGACACGGATagggacccccagccccctcagACCCGCGCAGCCCCTTCTCCCTCGGGGACAGGATTCGCTTCCCGGCTCGGGGGCGTAAAaccgcccccctccccggcccgaCCCTCTCACCTCAGGGGGCTGCGCCCACCGCCTCGGCCCGTGTGGGAGGGCCAACAGCCGCcgctctgccccttccctcccgGCTCGCCGCCGCCAGCCCGCGCCCCGTGTAAGGTTTATAAGCCCCCGGCCGCCGTGTCACGTTACCCGCCGCTGACCTACCCGCGGCCGCAGGCAGCGACGGGCCCGCCGCTCCgccagccctcccctcccctcgggccgggccgcgccgggcgggggcggggccgggcgcgaGCGCCGAGCGCGGGAGCCGCAGCGCCAGCCCCCGGCGCACCGCGTCCAGTCGGGTGAGGCGGCGCAGCCAATGGCGGCCGGGCGGCTGATATGACGTGCGGGACACACCACCCGCCTTCCCCCCGCGCGCCCCGCGCCGGGCCGCGGCCAATGGCGGGTGGGGCGGGAGCGCGCGGGGGGCGCGCGGCGCCCCggggcgggacgggacgggcGCGCGACGCCGCCGCCTCGGCTCCCTCAGCGCTCCCCGGGCGAGGGCGGTAACGGCAGCGGGGAGAGCCCGGGGCCGCGCTGTCCCGCCAGCCCAGCccgggtggtggtggtggtagtggTGGAGAtactggtggtggtggtgatggggcCGGTGGAGATAATGGTGATGGTGAAGGTGGTGGACATactggtggtggtgatgggggCGGTGGAGATGATGGTGGTGGTGAAAGTGGTGGAGAtactggtggtggtggtgaaggtggtggtggtggagatactggtggtggtggtgaaggtggtggtggtggagatACTGGTGGTGGTCGTGATGGTGGTGATGGAGATACTGctgttggtggtggtggtggtggagatAACTGGTGGTGGTGAAGGTGGCCTCCGCAGCCCAGCCCTCACCTGCTCTCCCAGCCCACCATCGTGGATTGTTGCCTTGGGAGATGGGAGTTAGTCATGGGGATGGTTGAAGGTGTCTGCTGTGGCGTATCCCGAAGATGAAGGGATCGGTAATCCTGGCTGTTGTCATTGTAAATTGATGGCTTAAGGAGATCCCACCAAACCCAGGGCTGTGTAAGAAGATCGTGCCAAACCCAGGCACTGCGTCAGCAGCCAGCCATGGGGTGGCTGGCAGAGCCCAGACTCCTGACTGTTGCTGTTGGTGCTGACAAcctgagcagctgctctgccagcactGGCAAAGCCTGGGTTGTGATGCACCCAGCTTAGTGCAGTGtcataaaaatacagttaaatgCAAGTTCACCCTCTGGATTCTGCAAGGGCCCGGAAATCGTCCCAGCAGAAATGGTTAATGGTGTGTGCTATACATCATGTTAGAGTTTAGCACCAACAGTTGTCTACAGAGCAGGACTCCGCTGCTAGGCTGCTTTTTTAAGATGCTGGTTCTCCAGGACACACCAGAGGCTACTGTGTCAATAGCAGGAATAACTGGATTTCTTGTTTATTTAGCTGGCCTCACTGGAGCCAGCAGGTCTTCTTTTTCACATGAGGTGCCCTCTTTACAGTTGGAAAGAATAGAGGACCCAATGGCTTCCCAAGCGATGTCACTGAGGATTAAAGAGTAGTTGCTAGCCATGCCCATGACAGGCAAAACAATGGTCCAAGTTCTTGGACCATTTGTGTTCAGTGATGGTTCAATGATGATTCCAGTTGTCTTTCATCGATATGTTAAatgtaacaaataaaaaatatggaaTCCATTAAAGATACAAAAAGAGGCAGGTCCTCTGTACATGGTAAAGAGTAAAATTCAGCTGGGATATGGTTATCCCTTCTGATCTTTGCTCAGTTCTAGCTGGGATGCAAAGAGTTTGGATAGCTGAGCCTGCTCACCAATGGACCTTTGGACGAGGTACTTGACTCTCTTGGTGATGGCCAAATTGTTAGTGCCACTGTTGCAAGTGACAGAAGAGcccaatatttttctcttcatactGACTAGCTTGGGATCAGCCCAGTCCTGCCTCACAGACTTCACTGCTCCACCACTGTATACATGTCCTCTGTACATGGGATTGTAAATATTCAGTTTCCATTGCTGTTCTATCTCAATAGTGTACTGAAACAGCTTTTGGTTTTAGTCTCATACGCTAAAATTGTTTGGATTCTtctgtcagatttttttaagacGTCATCTATTTCCCTTTCTTAATTTCTTGTTCTGACCCAATGGACCCGCACTGTAAGTCTGAGTTAactattttcagagaaaactgttGTAATACATTGTCAGCATTTTATGGGTTCCTCTGCAGGAACATCTGATTCGTTCAGGAAATCACATGCAGACATAACACTTCCCTTCATGGCAACTGTGTATGGGTTTTGAATTGGCACAGGCAATTTATCTGTATCCCAGGACCGCTAAGCAATACCTTCGGCAGCACTAAATAAGGGCTAGAACTCATTCCCTGCGGAAGTTTCTTTCTTGTTGAATCACTTCAAGATTTATCAACAGGATTGCGGATCTGAGATAAAACGACCCATCTCTGTAAGAAATCTCTGTCTGGAGTTGACCTATGGGAAACAAATACAATTCATCCTTGCTTGTGCTACACCTCTATTTGGAAAGATATCTTTTggtaaaaaattctttttccctGAGTCTTACCCATATTCTCAGTGTCTGGGCAGAGTTCACATTCCCTTGTGCTGCATCTGCTGGTTTTCTCTCCTGAAAGAACACCTTAAGCATTAGTTTTATCCCATGTTTTTCCATTCCTCATGGGTATGTCTCCTTTGCTACTTCCTGCAGCATCTTTttatgacttctttttttttcatattcataaTATCATGTGG contains the following coding sequences:
- the INSIG1 gene encoding insulin-induced gene 1 protein → MPRLENCGWSCSCTARGRHRTRLGGTAAGLAAKVGEMLSSSVSSPSLALVGHGARSPGTSRASGTSGGSSSSSTLNLSQHLVQRSVVLFVVGAFMALVLNLLQIQRNVTLFPDEVISTLFSSAWWVPPCCGTAAAVVGLLYPCIDSHLGEPHKFKREWASVMRCIAVFVGINHASAKLDFANNVQLSLTLAALSLGLWWTFDRSRSGLGLGITIAFVATLITQFLVYNGVYQYTSPDFLYIRSWLPCIFFSGGVTVGNIGRQLAMGIPEKPHND